Genomic window (Arctopsyche grandis isolate Sample6627 chromosome 5, ASM5162203v2, whole genome shotgun sequence):
AGTATACATAAcaatactaacgaaaacttaAATGCCAAgtattccgtattcgcaattttcatggcaaagattgtcttttgggcgatcgcaatgtgactaataatccaattaccgttcaGAATAGATACTGTTCTGTTTTTTGCCGATAACAATGGTTATAATTATACGTTGTAGCCAAAAAATATCAAGtctgaaaaaagtttttctCTCTCCAACAAGATATGCATACCTACAAAATGCCTCGGGAACCATTTGATAAATATGCTAGTATATACACTCTAATGTTTGAATTGGTGTcttaatttttagaattttagaTAAGTCACTCAACACTTACACATACACCAAGTTTTTGACTGAAAATTTGATCTACGAGCATTCGAAAAATTTTCCTTGCGTGATTTACAGACCATCTATAGGTAATATGAATTGCAatggtatttatgtacatacatacaattgtaaATCAGACTCATGTTGATTCCAGTGTCTCCAATAATAAGCGAACCGATTCCTGGATGGATGTTTGGATCTCATGGACCAACGGCTACTTTTACAGGAATTGTTTCGGGGGTTCTTCATTGTTTACATGGAGACGGTACAATAGTACAGGATTTTATTCCCTGTGACTTTGCTATTAATGGAATATTAGTTGCTGCTTGGTACAAATGCATAAGTAATATGAAGGACTGGTACgtattttatcataattttaaagcctataaacaaattattatacatatattcaaaatatgtttgtatatttgcagctTAGTGATTAATGGGTCCAATGGGAAAGCTGTAAATATTCCAATGACTAGCTTAAATGGAACTACTATAAAATCTACTGAAAATAACGCTCCAAATAATATGTTGTGGTATCCTTTCATTACCATGCAGAAAAATAGATACATGTATTATTTTCTAGTTCTATTCACTCATATTATACCAGCAATGTTGGTAGATAGCTTGCAATACTTTTCCAAGAAAAAATTCcagtaattaatatatttatatctaattattttacatatattacctaTCATACACGTGTTGTGTTAATTtttcgttaaaattaatttatagattGATGCGAATATATCGAAAAATTTTCTATGCAAATAATCTTAGTTCGAGGGTTTTACTCAATGATGTAatgtttattaataataacatcaacACGATATTCAGTTTCTTAAATCGTGATGATGCGAAGACTTACTTTTATAATGTGAACGAAATAGATTCCGAGAAAGGAGTTTATGATTTCTTAATTGGTACAAAAAAGTTTTTCTTAAAGGATGTTATGGATATTGATGTTCAGAAAGCTGCCACTCGGAGATTCAAAAGGTTTTTGCTCTTATTACTACTGATAggatttgattttatatattatttcaatgcCTTATTTCGTTTGTCATTTTTAGGCTCTATTGGGCTCATCAAATCTTAAAAACGGGTTTGATTTTAATGGCTTTGCTGGTTGGATGGAACATTttgatcaaattattttttgattgcACGACAATTCATCATTGGCTATAAACATGTTTTTAATCATGTGTggaaaaattaatgtaatatgtggTGTTTTAATCTGTAAATTTTATagagaaaatattgaataaatttgtatacattAATCATGAAGAGTTTTAATCATTGACATATTtggttttataaacatatacatattacagttTGTAAAGCGAATCTATTATTAACTCTTTTAAATACACATCTAATGATAACCTAAATACGTCTGAGCAAAATCATTACATGAGTGTTTCTTGTTGTCGTAGCTGTCTTCCTTAGTGGTATCTACTCAACTAATATTGACTTGATTGTCTGAAGATGTGAATTCAGTAAAAAAGAATTCAGTGATTGATAGTTTTGCGTTAATTGTGAATCGCTTAGTGAATACTGtattttcaattacattttGATTAATTGTATGCACATTCAGCGAATGTGAATGGGTAATTAAAGGAATCTTGAGAGTTTTAACTGATCAAAATTTTGATAGATAATGTTATCTTAGCAATTCATCGATACTCtccatacaaattatacatattagcaaggtaattggattattacgtaCATTGCGATCGCTtacaagacaatttttgccatgaaaattgcgaatacggaatatttgtcactcgagttctcgttagtatgatatttatcgttagtatgatggacttttcggctgccaggtgtttcgttatagagattttagtgacttttgggcgagcgatttgtgaccaataatcaccgaatcatTAGCAAATATGTCAAAATTCCATACTCATGGCCTAGCCGAACGTTattactagaggtcggaatctgaaggggccggaaaagtgccgcctattgttccattgttgtaaatcctttgtaaaaaaggttcggcaaacctttaacaatgcatttacaatctttgaacaataaacagccccttcagattccgggctctagttatTACGCCTTCGAATTTGTCGAatgtatcaatatatgtatgtatttttacataaagaGAAGCTTAGAATATCTTCATTTCATTGCTTCAAGTTGATAAAAGTATGGATATTTCATACATGAAAATTATCGCATggctgttggcatattaagttattaaataataaaaaattaaaagaaatgtgccggtcctgtgttcgatccgctcgcagtcgaatttttttcaaataccgtttaaatatatttaatttaatgtttatatttaattaatatgaaaaaaatggcaaaaactacctacctacctacctacatataaacaatataaaacaccaatagaaaaaattaattaattaattaaatgaattttcaatagatggcgctaaatgcccaAAGACTTAGTGCCGTCTATAAgcctagaggaaatattggtagcaaacagtatatatagaagtttgtttttgttgttattatattcgtatgttttgttggcattgttttagctgtgacgtacatatgcatgtcgaatcgaaacgactattataatacggcgagcgttatcttacacagacacatacacagtCAGAcaaacagaatagcgatattatatacctatatatgtatgatatagaCCTTTGTCTGAATTGTGTTTTTAAACAACATTTGTtggaattattaaattaatcaaatgtgatgtcttttttttaattttgggaaacataatatacaaatatgacaTATTGGAGTTTGTATAGGGGTAGAAAATTATCCGCACATTTGTTGATTTAACTTGCTCAGCCTTTTGGTTTTCCACACAGAGACCCTCTCGTCTTAGAGGAAACATTTGTACTGAGTTCAAATTGGGAAATGGAATTGATTGTAGAAAATGTAGAGGCACGACGAGAGGAGGGTACTAGCCGATGCTAATAACGATAGCCCGGCCCTCAAATTGgcccataataataataaaaataataataaaaaacgggATGGGTCCATAGTAACAATATTACACCTGGGTCTGGTTCTTTCCTTGACGAATCTGCGTGTGCACCTTGGTTAATTGGTGAATCGGTTATAGTATGTTATActattaaggtctgaccgcactatacggccgtcgactgctgcagcgcgacacaacacggcaaagttgatacaaaaggcaactctgtcgcgtgacgcgtagtgcgttatatctcatacaatttcatacaaacaatatttggccgcacgctgccgttcgtgtcgcagacgcatagtgcggtcagacctttaagaGATAGTATATCATATTTGATGATTTCAAAtggaaaactgtagattttcacggctgacaaataaaaaaacaaacaaacgttATTCTTTATGTAACAGCTtatacagatgtacatacatacatgcatacatacttatgtgcaAATACAGTTTTTATACTTCAAATTCgtaattttacaaatcaaattcatcattttacaaatcaaatttgtcgttttacaaatcgaattcgtcgttttacaaaacGGATCCTCTATAATATTATCTATAAAATTCTCTAtgcataataaaatgaattgattaatttgatttgcaacatgacgaatttgatttgtaaaatgaagaatttgatttttaaaacgacgaatttgatttgtaaaacgacgaatttgatctgtaaaatgaataatttcatttgtaaaatgacgaatttgaagtttaaaaactgtatacaaatatgcacatacattaaatatatatgaatgtatctaGAAAAAGAGGTAAAGTTTTATCTATcatcatatacctatatatatgatgatatcatatataatatcgctattctgtgtatctatgatgatattatatataggtaatatctatgatgatattatatataggtaatatctatgatgatattatatataggtaatatctatgatgatattatatataggtaatatctatgatgatattatatataggtaatatctatgatgatattatatatataggtaatatctatgatgatattatatataagtaatatctatgatgatattatatataggtaatatctatgatgatattatatataagtaatatctatgatgatattatatataggtaatatctatgatgatattatatatataggtaatatctatgatgatattatatataagtaatatctatgatgatattatatataggtaatatctatgatgatattatatataggtaatatctatgatgatattatatataggtaatatctatgatgatattatatataggtaatatctatgatgatattatacatatatatatatatatatatatatatatatatatatatatatatatatatataggtaatatctatgatgatatcatatataatagtatatacgatatcatatataatagtatatatgATAAAACGTACGAGtatagaaaaaaacttctatatatgtatatactgtttgctaccaatgcttCCTTTAGGCAAATTAGTCAAATgagcatttatttaatttattaattattttttctattggtgttttatattttttatatgcaggtatgtaagtaggtattttttttcatattaaacaattaaatataaatattaaataaaatatatttaaaaggtatttgaacaaaattcgaccgcgtctggatcaaacacaggaccgacacatttattttgttttttatttttgttttttatttgttttttatttaataacttaatatgccaacacccatgcgatgatatttcattgggtacaaaactatgtagttatataatattattactaaaataataattgtgaaACAAAATAAAGGAGTCAAGtactaataaataatgaaaaaacataTTACAAAACTCATCATTAGACCGGTTCTGGATAGTaatgaaaaacaattaaattaaattaattaaaaataaattaattaaaaaaattatctgcTAATCGTTGCAAATGCATTTTGATTTACAAACAATGGATATATTTGACTTGTAAAATGTTGGCATAAGAATTATCATAATATGACATTCAGCGAACTGCAATTTGGTCTAATCATGTTTTTTAATTACAGTCGTTTGCTATCTGTTAATCAGTAAAGAACACGATGGCCCTACAAAATAATCAAACTTCACAACTTGCACCACCGTCGACAAATATATCAGTCGGCGACTTTTATAGaggacaaaatatatttataacggGTGCTTCCGGTTTTATGGGAAGAATTTTAGTCGAAAAAATTTTGTGGTCATGTGCAGATATTGGAAACTTGTACATTCTAATCAGATCAAAAAGGGGATCCTCTGCAAAACAAAGAATGGAAACCCTTTTTGATTCGCCGGTGAAATTATTAGACTATTTTCGACGGAATGctttttctttataaatacatattagctatagaaaaattctaattaaaaaatatatatgtacattgaattt
Coding sequences:
- the LOC143911670 gene encoding putative fatty acyl-CoA reductase CG5065 translates to MALQNNQTSQLAPPSTNISVGDFYRGQNIFITGASGFMGRILVEKILWSCADIGNLYILIRSKRGSSAKQRMETLFDSPEYERVRLRDPNIFKKVIPIVGDISKPNLDISDDDRKLLEDSVSIVFHAASSVRFDDSLKKAILINLRGAKSVVDLVMNMKHLKVMVYFSTTFSNFERGVVEEKVYLSNMKWQDMIKLAETCDEKIINSLTEKILDKSLNTYTYTKFLTENLIYEHSKNFPCVIYRPSIVSPIISEPIPGWMFGSHGPTATFTGIVSGVLHCLHGDGTIVQDFIPCDFAINGILVAAWYKCISNMKDCLVINGSNGKAVNIPMTSLNGTTIKSTENNAPNNMLWYPFITMQKNRYMYYFLVLFTHIIPAMLVDSLQYFSKKKFQLMRIYRKIFYANNLSSRVLLNDVMFINNNINTIFSFLNRDDAKTYFYNVNEIDSEKGVYDFLIGTKKFFLKDVMDIDVQKAATRRFKRLYWAHQILKTGLILMALLVGWNILIKLFFDCTTIHHWL